The proteins below come from a single Vitis vinifera cultivar Pinot Noir 40024 chromosome 9, ASM3070453v1 genomic window:
- the LOC132254271 gene encoding uncharacterized protein LOC132254271: MLFYLTTLNLAKVLHKDAPTLKEGETDKQIVAAIEAWKHSDFLCKNYILNGLDNMMYNVYSQVKTTKELWESLEKKYKTEDVGMKKFIVGRFLDYKMVDSKTVTSQVQELQIILHELHAEKMELSESFQVAAIVEKLPLSWKDFKNYLKHKRKEMGLKDLIVRLKIEKDNRFFENKVGKHPMESKANLVEPKANKKRKHFGEGLSQGKNKYKKFVRKCYI; this comes from the coding sequence ATGTTGTTTTATCTCACAACACTTAACTTGGCCAAAGTGTTGCATAAAGATGCACCTACCTTAAAGGAGGGAGAGACTGACAAGCAAATTGTGGCAGCAATTGAAGCATGGAAACATTCAGATTTTCTATGCAAAAATTACATCCTCAATGGACTTGACAACATGATGTATAATGTGTATAGTCAAGTGAAGACAACCAAGGAGCTGTGGGAGTCTTTGGAGAAGAAATACAAGACTGAAGATGTTGGCATGAAAAAATTCATAGTTGGCAGATTTCTAGATTACAAAATGGTTGACTCAAAGACAGTGACAAGCCAAGTCCAAGAGCTTCAAataattttgcatgaattacaTGCTGAGAAGATGGAATTAAGTGAGTCCTTTCAAGTTGCAGCAATTGTTGAAAAGTTACCACTATCTTGGAAGGACTTCAAGAATTATCTGAAACACAAGCGCAAGGAAATGGGGCTTAAGGACTTGATTGTGAGACtgaaaattgagaaagataATCGCTTCTTTGAGAATAAAGTGGGAAAACATCCCATGGAGTCCAAGGCAAACTTGGTGGAACCAAAGGCtaataaaaagagaaagcaCTTTGGTGAAGGTCTAAGTCAAGGTAAGAACAAATACAAGAAGTTTGTTAGGAAGTGTTACATTTGA